AAGTTCCTGGGTGGGTTCAAAGAGCATGCCCTTATTCGGGAGAGCTACCTTAATCATAGTTTAGCGTACACTTCTTCGAGGGTGAGACCTTTTTCTGCCATCATGCAGGCAACATAGTAGAGCACCTGGGACAGTTCCAGAGCCTGGTCGTCGCGAGTTTCGTAACGAGCGGCCATCCAGCTTTCGCCGGCTTCTTCAACCAGCTTCTTGCCGATGCCGTGTGCACCCTTCTTGAAAAGTTCAGTGGTGCTCTTGCCTTCGGGCATGGTTCTCTTGCGTTCGCAAACCAGCGCGTAGATTTCTTCAAATGTCATAATTGACCTCGTTTAGATTTTTATACGAGGTACAAGATAGAAAAATGGTGGCGACGGCAATGTGGCCCTGCTTTAGAATAGCATGGATATTGCGGCGCCTTTGTATTCGTCATAAAATAAGGGTGCAATGACGAATTGAAGGCTACTTGAAGAACTGCCGTGGGCGCCTTTTCTTGAGGATTTTTCCTTGTAGAAACTGTTGCCGATGTACCAGCCGATGGATGCTCCCATAAGAACCCCTGCCACGGCGTCGGAGAACCAGTGTGCTTCTCCCTTGGCGCCGAGAACCATGCTTGTTGCGACGTAGCCTGCGAAAAGGCTGCAACCTGCAATAACCCAGGGATTGTCCTGATGATAGCTGGCAATGCTCATGGCGAGGGCGGCATTTGTCATGGAGTGTCCTGAGGGCCAGCCGTAAAAAACACCTCGCCTGAAAAATCCCCACTTAAAATCTTGTGAAAGAGCCTTGGAATTTTCCTCGGCGTTGGGATGGGCTCTGCCTGAAATCGCTTTCAAAATATTGTTGTAAAGGAAGGCGACTGCGGTAGCCTGGGCCGCTACTGCTCCGGTGTTGTTCAATGTTTTATTTTTGCTGAAGAAGTACATGTATCCAGGAACGAGAATGGGGAAAAATGTCCCCATCATCATGCCCGGGGTAAACGCTATGTTAAAAGCAAGCCCAGATTGCCTTGCTGCAAATTTTGCAACACTCAAGTCTATGTCATTTGTTGACAGTAAATAGGTAGCGCCACCACCAACAGCGTGAAACGCCAAAGGCCAGCCGAATGCACTCCACAACATATTATGTCCAAGATGGTCGAAAGGTGAAAGTTCTTTTTCGGTGCTGGATATTGTTGCAACAGAGTTTTTGGTTGTACTATCTAAGACGGCAGTGGAATCCTCTTGCCCGTTTGCAAAAGTCGCTAAAGCTAAAATGATGAGTGCGGGGAGGATGTGTCGCATTTATTTGTCCGTATTCTAATGGTAAAAGTAATATATTTGTTTCTATGAAGTTGATTGCGAAAATTGCTGCTGTTGTTATTTGCCTTTGCGTGGCTGCTTTTATTTTGTTGCGAGGATTTCAGGAACCCGTTTCCGAGCCGTCCTCTGCGAAAAGAAGTTTGAATTTGTTCGAAACTGCCGATAGTGCGGATTTCATGATTGTCTACGCCGTGGGCCTTGGTGAAGTAAAACGTATGAGAACCATTGACGGCCGCCTCTATCGAAACTTTGTGCAATTACTCCGCACTAACCGTATGCAAGAAAATCTTCAGGATACTTTTGCAACAGAATGTAAGACTGGTGTTCGCATCGATTTTTATAAGGATTCCACTCTTATTGAAGAATTTCGCTTTGCGGATCGCATTGGTCGTGAAAATGTTCCGGGTGTTTGGATTCCGCGAAAACTTGCAAAGATTAACAAGTTCTTGAAGGATAATGGAGCTCAATTCGTTGCTTGCAAATCTGTTGTTGAAAATAATGGTGTTGACGTGCTTGATCAAGCGCTTGCTGAAGGCAAAAGACCAGTGCTTACTATGCCGAAGTTTGGTGCAAATCGTAAGTCTAGAAAAAATGCGGAACGTGATTCCTCTAGGGATAGCGTGGCTCGTGTTGCCGTAGGCCTCTCCAGGCTAGACTCTTCCGTGGAGGGAACGACGCAGGCTGCCTTGTCCCTTCTGGATGAAATGATTACGCCTCGGGATACTGCGGTGGGTGTGCCCTTGAAGGTCTTGATCGAAAAAGTGGACGGCGCCGAGATTTACGCCAGCTTGGATTCTTTGGGAAATAGTCTGGATGTTGTGACGTTGACGAAGGATCAGCTGGATGAATTGAAGTCCATCCTTGGTTGCGAAAGACTGGAAACCTTTGAATCCGGTGGCCGCGTGATACTTCCTCAAAAGTTGAAAATTGTCCTGCAGGCTGGCGGGGAAACTGTGCTGGAACTACTGAGTCCCAGTTTGAAATTCAACTACTTTGCCAAGAAGACTCGGGATGAAAAGGGCAATCTTGACTTTGAAGGAGTGTGGCTTCCGCAAAATCCCGAAACCCTAAAATCCCTCTTTTTCTATATTTGTGCCGGAATTACAAGGTGAATAAATGATGAATAAGTTTATGAAGACCGCTCTCGTCTCTGCCGCAGTGGTGGCTGCCGGCTCTGCCCTGGTTGCCTGCGCCACGCAGAATTTGGTTGTGAAAAACCTGGAAAATTTCCAGAATAAAACGGGCGTTATTGGCGTGTTCCGTCAGCCGGCCTTCTATTGTGAAGACAATATTGCCCATTATGTCAAACTTGGTGATTCAACCATTGTGGTAAAGCCTGGCTTTAGCAAGGAACAGGACAACTTGTTCTATAGCCCGATGCAGCCTGGTACTGCAATGCTTTATTCTTATGAATACACATGTGCTGGCGAAGAAACCAAGCTGACTCTTGATACTTCTGACAATGGCAAGCGTGCTTTCCCCGTTGCAGTCAAGATTCCTGAACAGGGCTTCTGCAAAATTGTGATTTCCTTCCTGGAAAATGATAAGCTGTTTTACCATGATGAAGATCTTCTGGTTGACCACTTTGAAAGAAATCAGGTTGCAATTTCAGCCAATAGCATTCCGTACTGCGATGTGATCGATACCAAGGGCAATACAGTTTCCTTTGTGAACAAGGATTCCCTGAATATGGCAAAGTATGAAGCCGCTGTGAAGGCCGCTGCAAACTTGACCAGCGACGATATTGAACCGCTGGTTTCTATCGGTCCTCATGCGGATTACGCTGCCATGAGTGGTGACAACACCCAGGTGATTCTGGTGGCTTGGCACAATGACCCGGATAAGTTCAAGGATGGTGAAATGGTGACCTTGAAGGATGAAGTCCTCTGGGCCTATACCGATAAGGAATTCGTGAAGTGGTATAACGAGAATTTCGATAAGGTGAAAAACTGGAATCTGCGCTTGAAGCAACTCTTGGGTAAGTCTCCGGAATTTCCGGCAACACACTTCACGGTGTTCTGGGCCGAAGTCAAGGATCTGTACCGTCCGGCAAATATTCCCGATGTGGCAAGCAGCATGATGAGTGCTGAATTCACTGAAAACTTTGAAAGTGATGATGCAGAAAAGGCTAAGTGGTTCAAGAATTGGTTCGACGAAACCAAGGCCAAGGCCTATGCTGGCGAAGGTGGCTTCCCTTGGACTCGTCTGGGCTACACCTATGACTGGGGCCGCACCGATGGTGGAAAGTATGGTCTTTCCGAGTTCATCGTTCGCGAAGGCGCTCAGATCGATGTGAAGTTTACTCGTGGTACCAAGGCCTTTATCAACTGGCTGAACGACCGCAGCAACAATCGATAGAAACCTGCGAAAATCGCCCGCGATTCATTGGGCGTTCTAAAAAATTATTGCTTTACGAGGACCCGCCACAGCTGCTGGCGGGCTTCTTTGTACTTACGTTCAAAGGCCGTTTCGGGAGTTGCGGGGTCGAAGGCTTCGCAAACGATATCGGCGATGTTGTAAGCAAGTGTGTCGCCGTGTGACGTTTCTCCGCAAACGATGCGGGCGGCCGCTGCAAATTCCCTGGCGTAGATTTCCCAGTTGGTTCTAAGTTCTGTTACTGGGCTTAGAGCCATGAGGGTAGGGAAGATGGGGTGAAGGTGAAAACGTCTGCCGGCTTCGCTTTCCTTCGGCCACGGGTTCGGGTAAAAGACTGCGTGATGAACGACGTTCCAACGGCCGGCCTGGACTTCTTCCAAAGCGAGCCTCCAAAAATCCAGAAGCTCTGCGCGGACCCAGAAGGCGTTCTGGGGAACGGCCAGGTCAACGGAAGGTTCGGAAGTTGTTCCAGGGAGTTGCTCCAACTGATGAATATTGCCCGCCTTATTTAAACGCATGGCGGATTTGTCGATACCGATGACAGGAATGCCTGGGAAACGTTTTGCCAGATGCAGGGTGCTTTCTCCAGCACCGCAGCCTGAGTCTAGCACAAGGGTCAGCGGTTGGTTGGCTGTGTTGCCAGCTTCGCCGCCGAATTCCTTGTAATGGCACTGTGCGACGAACTGCTTTGCTTGTTCAAAAGCTTCTCGTGTATGGTCAGCGATAGGGCGCAAAAAACGGGTCGCAATGTACTTGCGAACCGTTTCATCTAAATGCTTGTAGAGATCGTCTTGGTTAGACGTTACCGCATGGACTGCGTTGGAGTTTTTGGTATTGGCCGCCTGTTTGTCGGCCATTACTTTTTCCAAGGCTCGGTCTGCCAAATGCTGTTGCGATCGGCGTCAATCAGTTCTACGTCGTCAATCCAGAGGTCTGTATTGCCTACAATTTCCCAGGAGAGAAGGGTGACGCATTTCAGGCTGCCGGCTCTTTCGTCCACAATCTCACTCAAATCGATGGTCTGGGTAGTCCATTCTTCCTTGAGGGTAAGGTTGCTTGTTGCAAACTTACCGTCAAAGTCCTTTGTCTTGTGGGTTTCATCGACAAGGATGAAGTTCAAGTTGCCAGAACCCTTGGCCTTGAACCGAACTGCGCTTGCAGAGCTCAAGTCATAACAAATGGACTTGTCATTGCTTCCAATGGCGAAGCCTGTGTTGGCCCACTGCCATCCTGTTCTTTCACCTTTTTCGTCAAAGTCCATGGCTTTGAGGGAGTCGTAGTCGAAAACCAGATGGAGTGCGGTGTTTCCGTCTTCGTCCTTTGTCATGCTGGGGACTTCTTCTTTGCCAGAGGCACCCTTGATCATCTGGGAACCCTCGGTAACAACTACGGACTTGCTGTGAGAAACGTACCACCAACCGCCTTCGCTTGGTCCGAAGTACATAGGTGCGAAACGATGCTGGTTGTCACCGTCTTCAAAGTCGTCTAGCAGCAGGGACTTGCTTTCGTTTGCGAAGGTGCCTGCGGTTGCCTTATGGCCGGCCTCTACCAGCACATAGCTGCTGGCAGTGTCTGTGTCTGCAGACTTAGGAATGAACACCAAGTCC
This DNA window, taken from Fibrobacter sp., encodes the following:
- the hisE gene encoding phosphoribosyl-ATP diphosphatase, encoding MTFEEIYALVCERKRTMPEGKSTTELFKKGAHGIGKKLVEEAGESWMAARYETRDDQALELSQVLYYVACMMAEKGLTLEEVYAKL
- a CDS encoding phosphatase PAP2 family protein, with the translated sequence MRHILPALIILALATFANGQEDSTAVLDSTTKNSVATISSTEKELSPFDHLGHNMLWSAFGWPLAFHAVGGGATYLLSTNDIDLSVAKFAARQSGLAFNIAFTPGMMMGTFFPILVPGYMYFFSKNKTLNNTGAVAAQATAVAFLYNNILKAISGRAHPNAEENSKALSQDFKWGFFRRGVFYGWPSGHSMTNAALAMSIASYHQDNPWVIAGCSLFAGYVATSMVLGAKGEAHWFSDAVAGVLMGASIGWYIGNSFYKEKSSRKGAHGSSSSSLQFVIAPLFYDEYKGAAISMLF
- a CDS encoding DUF4198 domain-containing protein, which encodes MLKSIRTSALATGFSLTAMAFGLGLSACSDTNVAGGGPSGTEAGNAITAQILTADAQPAALAKVRLTPRQELDNEGSYTAETDKDGKVSFNDVAKGEYILEAALDGNALQMNVSKDSEKLDLGKNNLAKTVSVSGDVKGEGTIKVRGLNHSAPVKNGKFQLDSLPAGHLDLVFIPKSADTDTASSYVLVEAGHKATAGTFANESKSLLLDDFEDGDNQHRFAPMYFGPSEGGWWYVSHSKSVVVTEGSQMIKGASGKEEVPSMTKDEDGNTALHLVFDYDSLKAMDFDEKGERTGWQWANTGFAIGSNDKSICYDLSSASAVRFKAKGSGNLNFILVDETHKTKDFDGKFATSNLTLKEEWTTQTIDLSEIVDERAGSLKCVTLLSWEIVGNTDLWIDDVELIDADRNSIWQTEPWKK